The following coding sequences lie in one Oncorhynchus nerka isolate Pitt River linkage group LG14, Oner_Uvic_2.0, whole genome shotgun sequence genomic window:
- the LOC115141510 gene encoding transcobalamin-1-like, translated as MSLIMATFLSTALLLLVPGILTEKEHGSNPINLTIVNSISNAPNETYSADIVFRGILLGAMRRLQQTNADFKFTYTEDLNYGPFLESVNGVAGDNAEHTYWELLVQTGKNGSVIRPDVGIGCYIPEPNDHIILNFTKW; from the exons ATGAGTTTAATCATGGCAACTTTTCTCTCTACAGCTCTGCTGTTGCTGGTTCCTGGGATCCTGACTGAAA AGGAACATGGATCAAACCCCATCAATTTGACGATAGTCAACAGCATCTCCAATGCACCCAATGAGACCTACAGTGCTGACATTGTGTTCAGAGGGATCCTACTTGGTGCCATGAGGAGACTGCAGCAGACCAATGCAGACTTCAA GTTTACCTACACAGAGGACCTCAACTATGGTCCTTTCCTGGAGAGTGTGAATGGTGTTGCCGGGGACAATGCTGAGCACACTTACTGGGAGCTCCTTGTTCAGACTGGGAAGAATGGATCTGTGATCAGACCTGACGTGG GTATTGGCTGTTACATCCCAGAACCAAATGACCACATCATCCTGAATTTTACAAAATGGTGA